A stretch of Pseudoprevotella muciniphila DNA encodes these proteins:
- a CDS encoding translocation/assembly module TamB domain-containing protein has translation MHKFLRNTARIVLATILGAYLLLLLAVNYGPVQEWLGREAAKMLSEKVGAPVEIGRAELGLFNKVTLHDVKMQDRDHRDMLDAKWISGKIEIRPLLEGKVRLRSIGLLDAKVNLSKADADSPLNCQFVIDAFKKKEEGPSELDLRINSLIIRRVSVHYNQQDTPRQSNRLDPRHLYVSDIDANLSLKRLTNDSIHLRVRSFSAHEQSGFDIKRLRMDLHAKKGYVHLARLLLELPQTRIEQDEFTATFSESDIAGTLRLNTTLKNAIVSTDDIAPLVPRLANLHETFTINTKLGLNPALLQLTNLDLANAGNTFHVSGNFDLLRKGNGIGGIKADVGEMRINRAFLSKAYTFATNAELPVMAARLGDVAFKGKAEWQNGGATHVAGDAETALGNVKADVTFNGNDISGKASTDRFALASLLDRSDLPDNLAVSIEGKTTLRGSAFPLTDADVNLSQATFRGRTYRNIHVKGRTDGEHIEADIDSKDPSAVLTASLQGTISANDVRDGRITANISHLAPEDFGISTGLGAPIFNLEGTAQFNTLNLAQAKADLNLSRFSVKSARLNYALNSVALSISPSELGHHLLLDTDFASADIDGPLAPEAFKACVNHIMNTALPQFASYSPFPQANNLATYAGANPQWKFRIDYKNDEVFNALVRLPVKFSGPISAYGHLRSNGRTTLNVESEKVDIDGNSIDNASLYLNGEGLDYTLLAQGEKALGRMHMKMSVEALTRNEDLDITVNWADMASKKFHGEISTITSIDESNGEQRMFTMLRPSEVFYNDSVWDIASGNFIWDAHSFEVQRFKLSHEDQILTVNGRFSKDSEDAITANLQRIDLDYVFNFVHLKPLKFDGIASGQALITFKDGAPDIRSSIHIEDFMLNDGLLGEADITGGINLSNMVVDLHGIIRDGKNRSEVEGTIPIADNRLDIGINADNMNIRFLQRYIGGILKNIEGRATGYAHIGGTFKDVEITGDLIGSATGELPINGCEYVIDKVHAVLEPTRMSFSDGVAHSPKGGTATIEGTVLHDYLRNWRYTFNFNADNMLIYDRPRTSDLPFSATAYGSGLISIDGKPGDLTANFDMRPEKKTTFTYYIDSPDDYSASSSLLTFRETPSKFAASGTDSLLMAALHAKESTGTATHAKNQNDIKQQDEKTLDIHMNMLIDMQPDVGLRIIMDEKSGDDILIYGSSPISATYYNKGNFQMFGTFNVDHGTYRMSIQDVIRKDFTFEEGSSVEFNGKPFDGILHLNAVYTVPSASLGDLNLGTGVGTGNVRADCTLAFNGKVSSPEVKFGLRLPTVSDDVSQMVKSLISTDEEMNRQILYLLAVGRFYTYDYANTTAAATQSQSTGAVNSFISNTLSGQINNVISNAMGSSNWTFGTNVSTGNYGWTDMQALGLMSGRLLNNRLLVNGNFGYRSTQTNTDNFVGDFDVQYLLTKRGEIRLKAYNETNDRYFTKNSLTTQGVGIVVQRNFNNISELFSRKTKRNKKKDKTTKKEKGTTKKADRQTIKTKSATPGEKGGPQPEKTPNAPAPAAMQPQPLLQIQQRGKGKND, from the coding sequence ATGCACAAGTTCCTTCGAAATACCGCCCGCATAGTGCTCGCCACGATACTTGGCGCGTACTTGCTGCTGTTGCTCGCCGTGAACTATGGTCCTGTGCAGGAATGGCTGGGCAGGGAAGCCGCGAAAATGCTCTCGGAGAAAGTTGGTGCACCTGTTGAAATAGGTCGTGCGGAACTTGGTTTGTTCAATAAGGTTACGCTTCATGACGTTAAGATGCAGGACCGCGACCACCGCGACATGCTGGACGCCAAATGGATTTCGGGGAAGATAGAGATCCGTCCGCTTCTCGAAGGCAAGGTACGTCTGCGCTCCATCGGACTGCTCGACGCTAAAGTAAACCTCAGCAAGGCAGATGCCGACAGTCCGCTCAACTGTCAGTTCGTCATCGATGCCTTCAAGAAGAAAGAAGAAGGTCCGTCTGAACTTGACCTGCGCATCAATTCGCTCATCATTCGTCGCGTCAGCGTACACTACAATCAGCAAGACACTCCCCGCCAGTCGAACCGCCTCGACCCACGCCACCTCTACGTGAGCGACATAGATGCCAACCTCAGTCTCAAACGCCTCACTAATGACAGTATTCACCTGCGTGTGCGGTCGTTTTCCGCCCACGAACAAAGCGGTTTCGACATCAAGCGTCTGCGCATGGACCTTCATGCAAAAAAAGGTTATGTACATCTTGCCCGTCTGTTGCTCGAACTGCCGCAAACGCGCATAGAACAGGACGAATTTACGGCAACATTCTCGGAAAGCGACATTGCAGGTACACTGCGCCTGAACACCACGCTGAAGAACGCCATAGTCAGTACCGACGACATTGCTCCGCTCGTTCCGCGTCTGGCAAATTTGCACGAAACATTTACCATAAATACAAAATTAGGTCTCAACCCCGCTTTGCTACAACTGACCAACCTCGACCTCGCCAATGCCGGCAACACCTTTCACGTATCGGGCAATTTCGACCTTTTGCGCAAGGGGAACGGGATTGGCGGCATCAAAGCCGACGTGGGCGAGATGCGCATCAATCGTGCATTTCTTAGTAAGGCTTATACTTTTGCCACAAACGCAGAATTGCCTGTAATGGCAGCACGCCTCGGCGATGTGGCCTTCAAAGGCAAGGCAGAATGGCAGAATGGGGGTGCTACCCATGTTGCAGGCGATGCCGAAACTGCATTGGGCAACGTCAAAGCCGACGTTACATTCAACGGCAACGACATATCCGGCAAAGCCAGTACAGACCGTTTCGCCCTCGCCTCGTTGCTGGATCGTTCCGACCTGCCTGATAACCTTGCCGTCAGCATAGAAGGCAAAACCACGCTCCGCGGCAGTGCCTTCCCCCTGACAGATGCTGATGTCAACCTGTCGCAAGCCACCTTCCGCGGCCGCACATATCGCAACATCCATGTGAAGGGCAGGACTGACGGCGAACACATCGAGGCAGACATCGACTCGAAAGACCCATCGGCTGTACTGACTGCCTCGCTACAAGGCACCATCAGCGCCAACGACGTACGCGATGGCAGAATAACAGCCAACATCTCCCACCTTGCCCCCGAAGACTTTGGCATCAGCACGGGGCTGGGTGCACCAATCTTCAATCTTGAAGGTACAGCCCAGTTCAACACGCTCAATTTAGCACAAGCCAAAGCCGACCTGAACCTTTCGCGTTTCAGTGTGAAATCAGCGCGACTGAACTATGCTCTCAACAGTGTGGCACTCAGCATATCTCCTTCAGAACTGGGCCACCACCTGCTGCTTGACACCGACTTTGCCAGCGCAGACATAGACGGACCGCTCGCACCGGAAGCCTTCAAGGCATGTGTCAATCACATCATGAACACCGCCCTGCCCCAATTTGCTTCTTATTCTCCCTTTCCTCAAGCCAACAATCTTGCCACGTATGCAGGCGCCAATCCTCAGTGGAAATTCCGCATCGACTACAAGAACGACGAGGTGTTTAATGCTCTTGTGCGCCTGCCTGTGAAGTTCAGCGGTCCCATATCCGCCTACGGGCATCTGCGCAGCAACGGCAGGACAACACTCAACGTGGAAAGCGAAAAGGTGGACATCGACGGCAACAGCATAGACAATGCCAGCCTGTACCTCAACGGCGAAGGTCTGGACTACACTCTTCTTGCACAGGGTGAGAAAGCATTGGGCAGAATGCACATGAAGATGTCTGTAGAAGCACTGACACGTAATGAAGACCTCGACATCACAGTGAATTGGGCTGACATGGCAAGCAAGAAATTCCATGGTGAAATCAGCACCATTACAAGCATTGACGAAAGCAATGGCGAACAACGCATGTTCACCATGCTGCGCCCCTCGGAAGTTTTCTACAACGATTCTGTTTGGGATATAGCATCCGGCAATTTCATCTGGGATGCCCACAGTTTCGAAGTGCAGCGTTTCAAACTCAGTCACGAAGACCAGATACTCACTGTCAACGGACGTTTCTCCAAAGACTCTGAAGATGCCATCACTGCTAATCTTCAGCGCATCGACCTGGACTATGTATTCAACTTCGTACATCTGAAGCCACTTAAGTTCGACGGTATTGCTTCAGGTCAAGCCCTTATTACGTTCAAAGACGGTGCACCGGATATCCGCAGCAGTATTCACATAGAAGACTTCATGCTCAACGACGGTCTCCTTGGCGAGGCCGACATCACCGGAGGCATCAACCTGAGCAACATGGTGGTGGATCTTCATGGCATCATCAGAGACGGCAAGAACCGTTCGGAGGTTGAAGGCACTATCCCCATAGCAGACAACAGGCTCGACATAGGCATCAATGCCGACAATATGAACATACGCTTCCTTCAACGCTACATAGGCGGCATATTAAAGAACATAGAAGGTCGCGCCACAGGCTATGCCCATATTGGCGGTACGTTTAAGGACGTAGAGATTACGGGCGACCTCATAGGTTCTGCAACAGGCGAACTGCCCATCAACGGTTGTGAATATGTGATTGACAAGGTTCATGCTGTGCTTGAGCCCACAAGAATGAGTTTCTCCGATGGTGTGGCGCATAGTCCCAAGGGCGGCACTGCCACGATAGAGGGCACTGTTCTTCACGACTATCTGAGAAACTGGCGCTACACCTTTAACTTCAATGCCGACAACATGCTCATCTATGACCGCCCACGCACGTCTGACCTGCCATTTTCCGCCACGGCCTACGGCAGCGGTCTTATCAGCATAGACGGCAAACCAGGAGATCTTACTGCCAACTTCGACATGCGACCAGAGAAGAAGACCACGTTTACTTACTACATCGACTCGCCCGATGACTACAGTGCTTCTTCGAGCCTCCTCACCTTCCGCGAGACACCATCGAAGTTTGCTGCGTCGGGCACAGACAGCCTGCTTATGGCAGCACTTCATGCCAAAGAATCCACGGGCACTGCCACACACGCGAAGAATCAGAATGATATAAAACAACAGGACGAGAAGACGCTCGACATCCACATGAACATGCTCATCGACATGCAGCCCGATGTGGGTCTGCGCATCATCATGGACGAGAAATCGGGCGACGACATACTCATCTATGGGAGCAGCCCCATCAGTGCCACGTATTACAACAAAGGCAACTTCCAGATGTTCGGCACGTTCAACGTTGACCACGGCACCTACCGCATGAGCATACAGGACGTTATCCGCAAGGACTTCACTTTCGAAGAAGGCAGCAGCGTGGAATTCAACGGCAAGCCCTTCGACGGCATACTCCACCTCAATGCCGTCTATACCGTGCCATCTGCCTCACTTGGCGACCTCAATCTCGGCACAGGCGTGGGTACGGGTAATGTGCGCGCCGACTGCACACTCGCCTTCAACGGCAAGGTCAGTTCTCCGGAAGTGAAGTTCGGCCTACGTCTTCCCACTGTGAGCGACGATGTTTCACAGATGGTGAAATCGCTCATCAGCACAGACGAAGAGATGAACCGCCAGATACTCTATCTGCTTGCCGTGGGACGCTTCTATACTTACGATTATGCCAACACCACCGCTGCTGCCACACAGTCGCAATCTACCGGCGCTGTCAATTCTTTCATCTCCAACACTCTGAGCGGACAAATCAACAATGTCATTTCCAATGCCATGGGTTCGTCGAACTGGACATTCGGCACAAACGTCAGCACGGGCAACTACGGGTGGACAGATATGCAGGCGCTGGGACTGATGAGCGGCCGTCTGCTGAACAACCGTTTGCTCGTGAACGGCAACTTCGGCTACCGCTCCACACAGACCAACACAGACAACTTCGTGGGTGACTTCGACGTGCAATACCTGCTGACTAAGCGCGGCGAAATACGCCTGAAAGCCTATAACGAGACCAATGACCGCTATTTCACCAAGAACTCACTCACCACACAGGGTGTCGGCATCGTGGTACAGCGCAACTTCAACAACATTAGCGAACTATTCAGTCGCAAGACCAAGCGGAACAAGAAGAAGGACAAAACAACCAAAAAGGAAAAGGGAACGACAAAAAAAGCGGATAGACAAACGATTAAGACGAAAAGCGCAACACCAGGTGAAAAGGGTGGCCCTCAGCCAGAGAAAACGCCCAACGCACCTGCTCCCGCTGCGATGCAACCACAACCTCTGCTTCAGATACAACAGCGAGGAAAAGGTAAGAATGATTGA
- a CDS encoding ATP-dependent helicase has translation MLELEKELNASQIKAVTLTDAPLLVIAGAGSGKTRVLTYKVAYLLENGYKPWEILSLTFTNKAAREMNRRIEQLIGEGRTRHIWSGTFHSIFARILRQEAANIGYSPNFTIYDTTDSQSVIRRIVKEMGLDDKTYKPARILSCISEAKSRLVLPDAYAADTAIMRRNAARNISETHRIYKRYNELLQQSDAMDFDDLLLMTFLLFRDHDDIRRKYADRFRYILVDEYQDTNYAQHRIVMQLAPGGCICVVGDDAQSIYSFRGANIGNILSFSDQFKDTKIVKLERNYRSTKNIVRAANSIIAHNKRQIHKDVFSEEAEGEKIKVISAYSDKEEAIIVSKFIGNYHLRDHTELNDIAILYRTNAQSRAIEEALRDKNIPYRIYSGLSFYQRKEIKDVIAYLRLIINPHDDEALRRVINYPARGIGSTTLGKLQQAASDNGCSLWEACQHPTEMGADLNKGTLGKLGIFLQLIDDFREKEKTLDIVEATKYVVTTSGIQNDLLTDDDSESKRQNVDELLASIAHFAEERREMSGEESASLSQYLTEVSLLTDTDKTDDGSPKVTLMTVHAAKGLEYDTIFITGMEEGLFPSESHFASSAELEEERRLFYVAVTRAKKRCILTWCKNRFRYGKTEICDPSPFLDEIDASCLDKSSKTEGAGKNVFMNSTGSYGTGSFSIFGTRSSKSNNWHRATGSSSSGGTVPPRSTTGLQRLRKSDDTARNVDSISTPNGIVSVGQRIEHGRFGEGRVKTIEEEGSNSKITVVFDNVGEKKLLIKYAAFRIIG, from the coding sequence ATGTTGGAATTAGAAAAAGAACTGAACGCAAGTCAGATCAAAGCGGTAACCTTGACCGATGCCCCATTGCTGGTGATTGCAGGTGCGGGGTCGGGCAAGACTCGTGTGCTGACATACAAGGTGGCATATCTGCTGGAAAACGGCTATAAGCCATGGGAGATATTGTCGCTCACCTTCACCAACAAAGCAGCCCGTGAGATGAATCGCCGCATAGAGCAACTCATTGGCGAGGGTCGCACGCGTCATATCTGGTCCGGCACTTTTCATTCCATCTTTGCCCGCATCTTGCGTCAGGAGGCAGCAAACATAGGCTATTCCCCCAACTTCACTATTTATGACACCACTGACAGCCAGTCAGTCATCCGGCGCATAGTGAAAGAGATGGGTCTGGACGATAAGACTTACAAGCCAGCCCGCATCCTGTCTTGCATTTCAGAAGCCAAGAGCCGATTGGTCCTGCCTGACGCCTACGCTGCCGACACTGCCATCATGCGCAGGAATGCCGCGCGCAACATCAGCGAGACGCACCGCATCTACAAGCGCTATAACGAGTTGTTGCAGCAAAGCGATGCCATGGACTTCGACGACCTGCTTCTGATGACATTTCTTCTTTTCCGCGACCACGATGACATACGACGGAAATATGCCGACCGCTTCAGGTACATCCTCGTGGATGAATATCAGGACACCAACTATGCCCAGCACCGCATAGTGATGCAACTGGCTCCCGGCGGCTGCATCTGCGTGGTAGGAGACGACGCACAGAGCATCTACAGTTTTCGCGGAGCAAACATCGGCAACATTCTCAGTTTCAGCGATCAGTTCAAGGACACTAAGATTGTGAAACTTGAGCGCAACTATCGCTCCACGAAAAACATTGTGCGCGCAGCCAACAGCATTATTGCCCACAACAAACGGCAAATCCACAAAGATGTATTCAGCGAAGAGGCTGAAGGTGAAAAGATAAAGGTTATTTCGGCTTACAGCGACAAGGAAGAAGCCATCATCGTATCTAAGTTCATAGGAAACTATCACCTGCGCGACCATACTGAACTTAACGACATTGCCATCCTCTACCGCACGAACGCCCAGAGCCGTGCCATCGAAGAAGCATTGCGCGACAAGAACATTCCCTATCGCATCTACAGCGGACTGTCGTTCTACCAGCGCAAGGAGATAAAAGACGTGATAGCCTACCTTCGTCTCATCATCAATCCTCATGATGACGAAGCGCTGCGCCGCGTCATCAACTATCCTGCAAGAGGCATCGGCAGTACCACCCTTGGCAAACTTCAGCAAGCCGCCAGCGACAATGGCTGCAGTCTTTGGGAAGCCTGCCAGCACCCCACAGAGATGGGTGCCGACCTGAACAAAGGCACATTGGGGAAACTGGGCATATTCCTGCAACTCATTGACGACTTCCGCGAAAAAGAGAAGACACTGGACATTGTAGAAGCCACGAAATACGTTGTTACAACCAGCGGCATTCAAAATGACTTGCTGACGGACGACGACTCTGAGTCGAAGCGTCAGAATGTGGACGAACTCCTTGCCTCCATTGCCCATTTTGCAGAAGAACGCAGAGAGATGTCGGGCGAAGAGTCTGCCTCACTGAGCCAATACCTGACGGAGGTGTCGCTGCTTACCGACACAGACAAGACAGATGACGGCAGTCCCAAGGTTACGCTCATGACGGTTCATGCTGCAAAGGGTCTGGAGTACGACACCATATTCATCACAGGAATGGAGGAAGGACTTTTCCCATCAGAAAGTCATTTCGCTTCATCTGCTGAACTGGAAGAAGAGCGGCGACTGTTCTACGTGGCTGTAACACGTGCCAAGAAACGCTGTATTCTCACATGGTGCAAAAACCGCTTTCGGTATGGCAAGACAGAGATATGCGACCCCAGCCCGTTTCTCGATGAGATTGATGCTTCCTGTCTGGACAAGAGTTCCAAAACGGAAGGTGCCGGAAAGAATGTCTTCATGAATTCCACCGGTTCATACGGCACGGGCTCTTTCAGCATCTTCGGCACGCGTTCTTCCAAAAGCAACAACTGGCACAGGGCAACGGGTTCTTCGTCATCAGGTGGCACTGTCCCGCCCCGCTCTACCACAGGCCTGCAACGTCTCAGAAAATCAGATGACACAGCCAGGAATGTGGACAGCATAAGCACCCCCAACGGCATCGTCAGTGTCGGCCAGCGCATCGAACACGGCCGTTTCGGCGAGGGACGGGTCAAAACCATCGAAGAAGAAGGCTCAAACTCGAAGATTACAGTAGTTTTTGACAACGTTGGCGAAAAGAAGTTGCTGATAAAGTATGCTGCATTCAGAATAATAGGATAA
- a CDS encoding MFS transporter: protein MNNSFIKIRLTAMNFMQFAAWGAYLTSMGGYLFASGNPDIIGWFYSIQGIVSIFMPAIMGIIADRWINAEKLLGLCHLIAGGLMIAAGVYGVQAGDAMDKWTLFTLYSFSVAFYMPTLALSNSVAFTALTKAGLDTVKSFPPIRVFGTVGFICTMLAVDFAGYQHTAMQFVVSGAISVLLGLYAPTLPTCPTSKDKGKSLAEALGLKAFALFKDYRMALFFIFSFLLGLQLQISNGFANGFISSFAEIPEFADTFGAKHANALISLSQISETLCILLIPFFMKRFGIKRVMAIAMAAWVLRFGLFGLGNPGSGVSLFILSCIVYGVAFDFFNISGALFVDKNTNADIRSSAQGLFMLMTNGLGATVGSLAAQAVVDKYVNTQTEALAKVEGWQTSWFIFAAYALVVLVLFLLFFREKKEKAA from the coding sequence ATGAACAATTCTTTCATCAAAATTCGCCTTACGGCGATGAATTTTATGCAGTTTGCCGCTTGGGGTGCATATCTCACGTCGATGGGCGGTTACTTGTTTGCCTCGGGTAATCCCGATATCATAGGTTGGTTTTACAGCATTCAAGGCATCGTGTCCATTTTTATGCCTGCAATTATGGGTATCATTGCAGACCGTTGGATAAACGCGGAAAAATTGCTTGGGCTCTGCCATTTAATAGCTGGAGGACTTATGATAGCAGCCGGTGTATATGGCGTGCAGGCAGGTGATGCTATGGATAAATGGACGCTTTTCACGCTTTATTCTTTTAGTGTGGCGTTCTATATGCCAACGCTCGCATTGTCTAACAGTGTGGCCTTTACGGCTTTGACCAAAGCAGGTCTTGATACTGTTAAGTCTTTCCCTCCCATACGTGTGTTTGGAACAGTTGGCTTTATTTGTACAATGTTAGCCGTTGACTTTGCGGGCTATCAACACACTGCAATGCAGTTTGTGGTAAGCGGTGCTATCAGTGTTCTGCTGGGTTTGTATGCTCCGACACTTCCCACTTGCCCAACCAGTAAAGACAAAGGGAAGAGTCTGGCAGAAGCGCTTGGCTTGAAAGCCTTTGCTTTGTTCAAGGACTATCGGATGGCACTATTCTTTATTTTCTCGTTCTTGTTAGGACTCCAACTTCAAATCTCCAACGGCTTTGCTAATGGTTTTATCAGTTCGTTTGCTGAAATTCCCGAATTTGCCGACACCTTCGGAGCGAAGCATGCCAATGCGCTCATTTCATTGTCGCAAATCAGTGAAACGTTATGCATATTGCTCATACCTTTCTTCATGAAACGTTTTGGCATCAAGCGTGTGATGGCGATTGCGATGGCGGCATGGGTGCTTCGGTTCGGTCTCTTCGGATTGGGCAATCCGGGCAGTGGAGTTTCATTGTTTATCCTTTCGTGTATCGTGTATGGTGTTGCTTTTGACTTCTTTAATATCAGCGGCGCACTCTTTGTCGACAAAAATACCAATGCTGACATTCGTTCTTCTGCTCAAGGGCTTTTCATGCTGATGACCAATGGTCTTGGGGCTACGGTAGGCTCGCTTGCAGCACAGGCAGTAGTGGATAAATATGTTAACACACAGACCGAGGCCTTAGCTAAAGTAGAAGGTTGGCAAACATCGTGGTTCATTTTTGCTGCATACGCACTCGTGGTGCTCGTGCTCTTCCTCTTATTCTTTAGGGAAAAGAAAGAAAAAGCAGCATAA